TTCGTCCATCGGGTGCAGCAGTTTGCGCAGGATCCACATACGTTGCAGTTCGTCGTCGGCGGTCAGCAACTCTTCGCGGCGGGTACCGGAGCGGTTGATGTTGATCGCCGGGAACACGCGCTTCTCTGCGATCTTGCGATCCAGAGGCAGCTCCATGTTGCCCGTACCCTTGAACTCTTCGTAGATCACTTCATCCATCTTCGAGCCGGTTTCAACCAGCGCGGTAGCGATGATGGTCAGCGAGCCGCCTTCTTCGATGTTCCGCGCGGCGCCGAAGAAACGTTTCGGTTTCTCCAGGGCGTGGGCATCGACACCACCGGTCAGGACCTTGCCGGAGCTAGGAATGACGGTGTTGTAGGCGCGAGCCAGACGGGTAATGGAGTCGAGCAGGATAACGACGTCCTTCTTGTGCTCGACCAGGCGCTTGGCCTTCTCGATCACCATTTCGGCAACCTGTACGTGACGGGTTGGCGGTTCGTCGAACGTCGAGGCAACCACTTCGCCGCGCACGGTGCGCTGCATTTCGGTTACTTCTTCCGGGCGCTCATCGATCAGCAGAACGATCAGATGCACTTCCGGATTGTTACGCGTGATGTTGGCCGCGATGTTCTGCAACATGATCGTCTTGCCCGCTTTGGGCGGTGCAACGATCAGGCCGCGCTGGCCTTTGCCGATCGGTGCGCACAAGTCGATCACACGGCCGGTCAAATCTTCGGTGGAACCGTTACCGGCTTCCATCTTCATGCGGATGGTCGGGAACAACGGCGTCAGGTTTTCGAAAAGAATCTTGTTCTTCGCGTTTTCCGGACGGTCGTAGTTGATCGTGTCGACCTTGAGCAGAGCGAAATAACGCTCGCCTTCCTTAGGTGGACGGATCTTGCCGACAATGGTGTCGCCAGTACGCAGATTGAAGCGGCGGATCTGGCTGGGCGAGACGTAGATATCGTCCGGGCCGGCGAGATAGGAAGCGTCTGCAGAGCGCAGGAAACCGAAGCCGTCCTGGAGGATCTCCAGCACGCCATCACCGGAAATTTCCTCGCCACTCTTGGCGTGCTTTTTCAGCAGGGAGAAAATGACATCCTGCTTGCGCGAACGGGCCATATTTTCTATGCCCATCTGTTCGGCCATTTCGAGCAGATCGGTAATCGGCTTTTGCTTGAGTTCAGTCAGGTTCATATAGGAATGACGTAATCATGTATGGAGGGGGAAATTAAGCTTTTGGCTTAATGAGGCCGCGCCGCAGAGAAGGCGACAGGATCGCGTACTAATTCGAAAGGAGAGCGTCGGCGACGGCTAGCAGGGGGCAACGGAGAAGCCGTTGCGGGGCCGAATGTACCACTTGATTTTCGAGGCGTCTAGTACACCGCCCGAAAAAAACCCCGCAATTTGCGGGGCTTTGATCATCAGATATTAGCGTCAAGGAACGCTTGCAGCTGAGACTTCGACAGCGCACCAACCTTGGTGGCTTCGACGTTGCCGTTCTTGAACAGCATCAATGTCGGGATACCACGCACGCCATGCTTGGCTGGCGTTTCCTGATTTTCATCGATGTTCAGCTTGGCGATGGTCAGTTTGCCTTTGTAGGTCTCG
This genomic window from Pseudomonas sp. G.S.17 contains:
- the rho gene encoding transcription termination factor Rho codes for the protein MNLTELKQKPITDLLEMAEQMGIENMARSRKQDVIFSLLKKHAKSGEEISGDGVLEILQDGFGFLRSADASYLAGPDDIYVSPSQIRRFNLRTGDTIVGKIRPPKEGERYFALLKVDTINYDRPENAKNKILFENLTPLFPTIRMKMEAGNGSTEDLTGRVIDLCAPIGKGQRGLIVAPPKAGKTIMLQNIAANITRNNPEVHLIVLLIDERPEEVTEMQRTVRGEVVASTFDEPPTRHVQVAEMVIEKAKRLVEHKKDVVILLDSITRLARAYNTVIPSSGKVLTGGVDAHALEKPKRFFGAARNIEEGGSLTIIATALVETGSKMDEVIYEEFKGTGNMELPLDRKIAEKRVFPAININRSGTRREELLTADDELQRMWILRKLLHPMDEVAAIEFLIDKLKQTKTNDEFFLSMKRK
- the trxA gene encoding thioredoxin TrxA, translated to MSSDLIKHVSDASFEADVLKAEGAVLVDYWAEWCGPCKMIAPVLDEIAETYKGKLTIAKLNIDENQETPAKHGVRGIPTLMLFKNGNVEATKVGALSKSQLQAFLDANI